CTTTACCCCAGGCCCCGAGTATAGCAGGTCGGCGGGATCGGATCCGGGCCCTTGATCGAAGTCAATGCCGCCTGCCGGGCGGCGGCACTAGCGTCGCGGCCATGGATCCAAAGCTTCTGCGCCGCTACGGCGGCCCGGTGCCGCGCTATACCAGCTATCCCACGGCACCGCACTTCCACCCCGGGATCACCGCCGAGAGCTATCTTGGGTGGCTCGGCGGCCTGCCGCCTGAGGCCCGGCTTTCGCTCTATCTGCACGTGCCCTTCTGCGCGCAGATGTGCTGGTACTGCGGCTGCCACACCAAGGTGGTGCGGCGCTACCAGCCGGTCGCGGACTACGCCGGGAGCCTGCTGCAGGAGGCCGAGCTGGTTGCCGCTGCCTTGCCGCCCGGCCCGCGCGTGGTGCAGCTGCACTGGGGCGGCGGCACCCCGACGATGCTGTCGGGCGACGACTTCCGGCGCCTGACCGACGGCCTGCGCGCGGCCTTCCGCTTCGACGCGGCGGTCGAGATCGCGGTCGAGGTCGACCCCCGGACCCTGGACGCGGAAAAGGCCCGGGCCCTCGCCGAGGCCGGCGTGACCCGCGCCAGCCTCGGCGTCCAGGACTTCACCGCCGCCGTGCAGGCGGCGATCAACCGCATCCAGCCCTTCGAGGTGGTGGCGCGGGCGGTCGAGCGCCTGCGCGCGGCCGGCGTCCGGAGCATCAACTTCGACCTGATGTACGGCCTGCCGCGGCAGTGGGTCGCCGACCTGCTGCGCAGCATCGACCTCGCGGCGACCCTGGCGCCGGACCGCATCGCGCTCTTCGGCTATGCCCACGTGCCCTGGATGAAGTCCCACCAGCGGCTGATCGCGGACTCGGAGCTGCCGAAGGAGGACGCGCGCTGGGCCCAGGCCGAGGCCGCGGCGGCACGG
This region of Kiloniellales bacterium genomic DNA includes:
- the hemN gene encoding oxygen-independent coproporphyrinogen III oxidase; the protein is MDPKLLRRYGGPVPRYTSYPTAPHFHPGITAESYLGWLGGLPPEARLSLYLHVPFCAQMCWYCGCHTKVVRRYQPVADYAGSLLQEAELVAAALPPGPRVVQLHWGGGTPTMLSGDDFRRLTDGLRAAFRFDAAVEIAVEVDPRTLDAEKARALAEAGVTRASLGVQDFTAAVQAAINRIQPFEVVARAVERLRAAGVRSINFDLMYGLPRQWVADLLRSIDLAATLAPDRIALFGYAHVPWMKSHQRLIADSELPKEDARWAQAEAAAARLGAHGYLRVGLDHFARPEDPLARALGEDRLRRNFQGYTDDPAEALIGLGASAIGSLPQGYVQNAVPIKDYRDSVAAGRPAVRRGCRLSADDRLRRAVIETLMCRLKVDLAGLCAGHGADPADFAEEVAALDRMAADGLVEIAGGEIRVTAAGRPLVRSAAAVFDRYLKAGTARHSRAV